Part of the Candoia aspera isolate rCanAsp1 chromosome 1, rCanAsp1.hap2, whole genome shotgun sequence genome, TGAATGCCATTGTGCTGTCTCTGATCTTGAGGTGGGGCTTTCCCCCCAAGAGTAACTGGGTGGAGTGGTGGCTAAAGGGTTACAGTGCCAGCAGAGTTGGAGAGTTCAAGGAATCAGAGGACTGATCcccgctgctgctgctcctccggtgggctttggaGCAGGACTCTGATGGGGAGAGTGGTGACTCCTGGTCCAGCACACTGGGATAGGTGAAGACCAAGTTGGATGTTCCAGGGGTGACAGCAGGAGTTGAAGTCACCACAATGGGTGTGTTGAGTGGCTCTTCTCCATAAAACCCCCCAACAATGCTGATAGGCTTAATGACAGATCTCTGCCCTTTTTCAGGatcagaagaggaagaggggatCTCTTCCTCCACAGGCTCTTGCTTCACCACCACAGCACCGCTCATTCCAGTCCGCAGGGCCTGGAGGTTATGGGGTGGAGGGGTTCGGTGCTCCTCGGGGCTGATCTTGCACATGGGGCTGTGAGCCATTAACATGAACTtcagcttctccttctccttctctagtTCAGCAATCTCCTTCTGCAGCACTGATTTCTCCTCCTCCAGCTCCTCTGTTTCCTGTAGATCCAAGATAAGGAGGTGGTCAgcaagaaaaacagcaacaacaactagCATTCCAAGCAGGGGGTTTCAAGATAAACAGGCTTCAATTCACTTCTAGCAACTGTGGCAGGATATTTTATGCATTGGCAGCAGAAAGGGGAGGGAGGTAGACTAGGTGCTCTGAGTGATTCTGTTAACTGCCTAGGGACTGATGCCTGGCCATTTAAAGGCTAAACAGAGATTTGAAAGCATAAATAAGTTGAATCAATCAAAACACAAAAACTTTGCTGAGGAAAGCTcactatatttttttaatggtaaaaaCATGGATATTCAAAATTTACAAAATTTTAATTCCCAAGAAaaattgctgtgtgtgtgtgttttacagtAAAGTAGTACTCAGTTTCCCTAGAGACAACACCTTTGTCACTTGTTACCATTATCCATATGCATCTACTCACTGTATTGATAAATCttgtataaatttaatagataaaaATCAAAATGACTGTGAGATAAATGGCCTCACTTGCCTTACAAGTAAGGGTGCAACCACATTTTAGCTACAACTGAGCATGGATGCATTCTTTCAGGAAAACTGTGATCCCCAAAAAGATATGCATGCAAAACAGGCTTGAGATAATTGTAGTTCCTTTGCTGGCCATGAAGAAAACAGAGAGGAACAGGAGCATTTGCTTGTATTTTAGGTAATTTGGTACACCTTCGATGTTTGCTCCGCCACACTTGTATGATACCTGGTATAAGCAACATGAGGAAAAGTGGGTAGATCACTATTCATACATATTCAGCTTTACTACTTTACTCTTCTCCTTTTGTTAACCAGTTTCCCAGCACTTTCCCCATCCCCTAATGAAGACACTGGATGTGCAGCTTTTGAACAACCATTTGGACCTGCAATAAATTTCTCTTCTCCTCCAAAACTTCTACAATGTACCAAAAGCCACCCAACCATGGCAAGAATCCCCAGGAGGCAGCGCTCAACATCAGCAGCAGTTCAGCAAGCCTTTAGTGTTTTTGAAATGTCATGGTATCcaacaaaaatccagaaaacGTTAGATCACCTTGTATCATGCGGCCACAAAATCAGAGTATTATATGCCCTGTTTACAAAGATTATCCGGCTtgatggcagcacctggctgaccttggctgacctcAAAAAGGTAAGCAGAGGTAGACCGGTTTTAGCACTTGGATGGAAGGCTATTTGGAAATCCCAAGACTATAGGTTAGAGTGAAAAGTCAAAAACAAAAGATGTCAATGGCAAACTATGTCCATAATGTTATCAAGAAAATGATATAgatagtccatgaagtcaccatgtGTTGAGCTTAAGGC contains:
- the FOSL2 gene encoding fos-related antigen 2 isoform X2 produces the protein MPGSSSTFIPTLNAITTSQDLQWMVQPTVITSMPSAYSRSHPYSHALPNLSSVTGHTALQRPGVIKTIGTTVGRRRRDEQLSPEEEEKRRIRRERNKLAAAKCRNRRRELTEKLQAETEELEEEKSVLQKEIAELEKEKEKLKFMLMAHSPMCKISPEEHRTPPPHNLQALRTGMSGAVVVKQEPVEEEIPSSSSDPEKGQRSVIKPISIVGGFYGEEPLNTPIVVTSTPAVTPGTSNLVFTYPSVLDQESPLSPSESCSKAHRRSSSSGDQSSDSLNSPTLLAL
- the FOSL2 gene encoding fos-related antigen 2 isoform X1 — its product is MYQDFPANFDTSSRGSSSSPGHPETYSSITTQQKFRVDMPGSSSTFIPTLNAITTSQDLQWMVQPTVITSMPSAYSRSHPYSHALPNLSSVTGHTALQRPGVIKTIGTTVGRRRRDEQLSPEEEEKRRIRRERNKLAAAKCRNRRRELTEKLQAETEELEEEKSVLQKEIAELEKEKEKLKFMLMAHSPMCKISPEEHRTPPPHNLQALRTGMSGAVVVKQEPVEEEIPSSSSDPEKGQRSVIKPISIVGGFYGEEPLNTPIVVTSTPAVTPGTSNLVFTYPSVLDQESPLSPSESCSKAHRRSSSSGDQSSDSLNSPTLLAL